In Cucurbita pepo subsp. pepo cultivar mu-cu-16 unplaced genomic scaffold, ASM280686v2 Cp4.1_scaffold000154, whole genome shotgun sequence, a genomic segment contains:
- the LOC111784094 gene encoding LOW QUALITY PROTEIN: NAC domain-containing protein 89-like (The sequence of the model RefSeq protein was modified relative to this genomic sequence to represent the inferred CDS: inserted 2 bases in 1 codon) — protein sequence MAAAAENGVSKELQLSMTVSSMFPGFRFSPTDEELISFYLKNKLDGYEKSVEIIAEVEIYKYEPWDLPAKSIIQSDNEWFFFSPRGKKYPNGNQTRRATDLGYWKATGKERNVKSGSNVIGTKRTLVFHTGRAPKGERTEWIMHEYNNKDKAQDFLVVCRLRRNNEFRQHSSSNRASCSQMNLSSLQAHSGERVDSTSESNQKDAAEXLHLWNSSDGQKDYGSDDFYSDILKDDIINLDTAPYDAASDLMPLDFHRSDTARESQTEANDGLEWLPSQGFANRRIRLKRREATKAMKLDAVKIGGSRYKVEKVRFSSLELWRSRLMNTASSISIVGCYVRVVVISFLLILLALFMSRLEVFGMPKGLY from the exons ATGGCGGCTGCTGCTGAGAACGGCGTTTCCAAGGAACTGCAGCTTTCAATGACGGTTTCGTCTATGTTTCCTGGTTTTCGCTTTTCGCCGACCGATGAGGAGTTGATTTCGTTTTATCTCAAGAACAAATTAGATGGCTACGAGAAGAGCGTTGAAATCATCGCGGAGGTCGAAATTTACAAGTACGAACCCTGGGACTTACCTG CCAAGTCTATAATTCAATCAGATAATGAATGGTTCTTCTTCTCCCCTCGTGGAAAGAAGTACCCAAATGGTAATCAGACAAGGAGAGCCACTGATTTAGGCTACTGGAAAGCTACAGGGAAAGAGCGTAATGTTAAGTCAGGTTCCAATGTTATTGGAACCAAGAGGACTCTGGTTTTCCATACTGGCCGTGCACCCAAAGGGGAAAGAACAGAGTGGATTATGCATGAATATAACAACAAGGATAAAGCTCAG GATTTTCTAGTTGTTTGCCGCCTCAGGAGGAATAATGAATTTCGTCAACATAGTAGCTCAAACCGAGCTTCTTGTAGTCAAATGAATTTATCCTCTTTGCAGGCTCATTCTGGCGAGCGGGTTGATTCTACATCTGAATCCAATCAAAAAGATGCTGCAGA GCTGCACTTGTGGAATAGCTCTGATGGGCAGAAG GATTATGGTTCTGATGATTTCTACTCCGACATACTAAAAGATGACATTATAAACCTCGACACGGCACCTTACGATGCTGCTTCAGATCTGATGCCACTGGATTTCCATAGATCAGACACAGCGCGAGAATCCCAGACTGAGGCGAACGACGGATTGGAATGGCTACCAAGCCAAGGGTTTGCAAATAGGAGAATCAGATTGAAAAGGAGAGAAGCCACTAAAGCAATGAAGTTGGACGCTGTGAAAATTGGTGGTTCCAGATATAAGGTTGAGAAAGTAAGGTTTTCTTCCTTAGAACTATGGCGAAGCAGGTTGATGAACACTGCCTCTTCTATTAGCATTGTTGGTTGCTATGTTCGAGTTGTTGTGATatcttttttgttgattttgttaGCTTTGTTTATGTCTCGATTGGAGGTCTTTGGTATGCCCAAAGGGCTCTACTAA